The DNA sequence GTTTGACCCAGATTGGTATCGGGAAAGGGCGGGGATACCAAAGAATATCGAGCCTGTGTCGCACTTTTTGTTTGCGCAGAATCCTCAAAGCCCGCATCCACTGTTCGATGCGCAATGGTATCTAGATCAGTACAGTGATGTAAAGATATCAGGGCAAAACCCCTTGATTCATTACATTGAAGCCGGTTGGAGAGAGTTTCGCAGCCCTAGTCCCTACTTTGATGCCGCTGGATATATTAAGAAAAATCTTCAGACTGAGGGCGGAAGTTGCGAACCGCTTCAGCATTATTTGCGGTCGGGATGGAGGCTTGGGTTGAGTCCTGGCGAGCGCTTTAACACCGCGCACTATTTGGGCTCCTACGAAGATGTTCGCAAGGCTGAAGTCAATCCGCTCATCCATTATATTAAAGTTGGGGCGGCGGAAGGAAGGAGACCTCTCCCCGAGCCCAGGAAAATAATTCCCGGTCCAGATCTTTCCGCCCTACGCCCTAACTCCAGCGATGAGGAGGTGCGCGCTTCGATTGTGCGGGTTTATGACGAGTGGCCAGAAGGGCTGGAGAAGCAATTCATTGAGGGCATGAAAGCAGAGGTTGGTGGCTCCAAAGTCGATGCTCTCCAAAAAGCCTCAATTGTTCTCCCTACGTATAATCGGGCTGCCACATTGGCGGCGGCTATCAATTCGGTGGTTGCTCAAACCTACCGCTGCTGGGAGCTCTTGATAGTTGATGATGGGAGCACGGATGAAACAATAGAGATTGTCCAAGAATTTCTATCGGATGATCGAATTCATTATTTCCGGCAACCAAATCTCGGTGTTGCGAGCGCTCGGAACAAGGCGCTTTCCTTGGCTACCGGAGACGTCGTTTTTTATATCGACAGCGACAATATCTGGCGTCCAGAACACATTGATAATATGTTGAAATTTATGGGTTCTGGCCATCTGGATGCCGCGTATTGCGGTCTTCGAGGGCATGGTGATTTGGGGGAGACACTATTCTATCGAGGTGCCCCTTTTTCCTGGAGAGAGTGTCGAAGCCGAAATTACATTGACATGAATACTTTTGCTCACACTCGTAGGAGTGCTGAGCAGGCAGGGATCCGCTTCGACATCGGGTTGCGGCGCTTGGTGGATTGGGATTTTATTCTTCGAGTGACGCGACAGGCCCGGGTTTCTTTTGCTCCGTACCTCGGGGTTGACTACTATCATGGATCAGCAGGGGATCGCATTACGTTTACGGAGTATGTGGATGGTCAGCTGGCCACGATAGAATCCACTATCCGTAATAAGCATGCCGCCATAGGATCCGATTACGAGAACGCAGATGTCCTTGCTTTTTCCGCATTTATGCGTTCCGGACATGTTCCATCTGCTTCCGATTTGAAATTGAATGTGCGTTTTTTCCCAGATTATCGGATAAACAACTCGTATCAATCCCACTTATATTCAGAGTTTGTTGCGGCAGACGTCAAGCCCGCAAGCATGGCTGAGTGCCTTAAGGAATTAATTGAGGTTGGTGGCGACGAGCGATTCGTATTTCATCTTCATTGGACGAATCCGATTTTCGCTCCTGGTAGAGATGATGCTGAGGCCGACAAGCTTGTCGATAAATTTATATCTGATGCGCGAATGTTCTTGTCATTGGGTGGCAAGATATATTGGACAATCCACAACGTTCTGTCGCACGAGCCCAAGTATAGAAGTCAAGAGATACGGCTCGCAAAAAAACTATGTGAGCTTGCAGAATTTGTACATGTACATGACGCGCGTACAGCGGAGCTGGCTTCAGAGTTTTATGCCATTCCTCAGGAAAAGGTGCTTGTTGCGGCACACGGCAGCTATGTGGGGGCACTTCCCTCCGAAATGAGCCGTTCGCAGGCGCGCAAAATTCTGAACATACCTGAAAACGCGACAGTATATGCATTGTTTGGTCAGCTTAGAGCCTACAAAGGGCTTGATGAACTGATAGAGGCGTACCGTCGCATATTGGTAGATCAGCCTAATGCTTGGCTTCTCATTGCTGGTAAGCCGCTGGGAATTGACGTGCGGGAACTCCAAGAGCGTCTTAGCTGTTTTCAGAACATCGTTTTCCGGCCCGAATTTATTCCGGATGACGAAGTTCAGATTTACATGAGGTCTTCCGATGTAGCTGTCCTTCCTTATAGGCAGGTTTTGACATCCGGATCTGCTTTGTTGGCCCTTTCCTTTTCATTGCCCGTAATCGCCCCAGACAAGGGTCTGTTGAATGGAGTCCTCAATTCGGGAACGGATGGGTATCTGTTCGGGACGCGCGAGATTCCGGACCTGGAGGCGGCTATGGCTTTATTTGGAGGTTTGAGCGCAGAAAAACAGAAGCTCATGTCTGAAGCTGCATTCCACACTGCTGCGTCTTTCAAATGGTCCGATACGAGCAGAAAGCTGCACAGGTTCATGAGTGGCGAGAGGTTGGGGGAGAGGCGCACAAAGCACGTAGCTGGACATCTTCGCACGTTCTTTATCAGGAACGAACACCGCCTTTGCGAGAACAATAAATGCTGTGCTATCGTACTGCACTATAGCAATATTGAAGACACAATAAGGTGTGTGGATAGCTGTTTGATGCAGACTGGGGGTCCCAGTATCCTGATTGTTTCCAACTCTGAGAAAATCGAGGACGCCTTGTCCCTAGCGGACAAGTACCCGAATCTCACTATTATTCAGACTGAGGACAATATTGGTTATGCATCCGGAAACAACATTGGGCTTTGGTATGCAGAACATGTCGGATATGAATTTTTCTGGATTATCAATCCCGACATCGTTGTGCCACGGGGATACTATCAAGAGATTTTGAGCCTTGCTGAAGCGCATCCCCAATACAATTTATTTGGGTCGGCCATAACGTACGGTGCGGATGAATCCAGAGTCTGGTATGCAGGGGGTAGCATAGATTACGATAATGGCGGTTTCTCATTCCATCAGCATATGGGCGAGCCGCTAGCGAATCTGCCTCGCGAACCTTTTGAAACTGACTACATCACTGGCGCCAACATCTTTGGCCGGGTTTCCGTGATCAACAAGATCGGATTTATTCCCGAAGAGTACTTCTTGTATTTTGAGGAAACGGATTGGTTCGCTCGTGCTGCAAGGGAAGGCGAACGTGGGCTGATTAATCCTGCCTGCCATGTGGCACATTGGAAGCGATCCGAAGTAGGAGGACTGCCAACGCGCGCTTATTGTTACTACTTCGTCAGAAATGCGCTGATCTTTGGAGAGAAATATGCGCCTGGTGCGAGCGAGGCCCGTCAGAAGAGAGTAAACGAGTTCATTGAAGCCTGGATGGCAAAGATCGAAAACCGCGCGCCCGATCGAAAACGTGAGTTCGAAATTCTTTTCCAGAAAGCAATTGCTGATGGCAAGTCAGGTGTGACGGGCCGCGTCGCCATCTAACCAAGTTTGTTCGACAGTTGAACTGAGTCCGGCGCGTCCCGCATTTGTTTCTGTGGTTTAGTTATTTTATCGCACCTGAATTGAGGCACCGGCGGCGCGTCAGGGGGGAGGGGCGGGATTCCTTAGCGCTTGAGCGGACTGCGCCTTTGCGGGCTTCAGCCCGTGCAGGGATATAGAGAGCGGTGGTGATTATAGTCATGAAACAAAGTGCCTGAGCGTCTTCCAGGCGCGTGCAAGACCAACCAGCCCTTTTGAGTTGAGACGTTTATCGTGCGGTTAACGACGATGTTTTCGATGAGATCGTTCTGCTGGGGTTCGCCACGAGGGGCGGGGGGCTTGGGCCCAAATATGGAGCTGTATGGGGCCCAGTTCAGCATCGATCCTTTTGAGTTGTGGATGCGATTGTTCGTTTCAAAGCCTTTTGAGTGAAATGGCTTCTGGCTCGCTCAGTCTGGCGTTCAACGAATACATGGAGCGCAATTGCGCAGACAATGGAGACTGCGACGCTGGTCATTGGCCACAGCGGCTGGTCCAAGAAGCCCGCTGCCGATATTTCTGGGTCCTCAACCCGGATGTTGTCGTACCGGCTGGTTACTATCGAGAAATGCTTGGGCGTGCCGACTCGGATTTCGGGCATAATCTGTTCGGATCGACAATTACTTTTGGAGACCGGCCCGACACTATCTGGTTTGCTGGCGGCGATGTCGACCTCGCGAATGGCGGCTTTTCAATTCACCGATTTATCGGCAAGAATATTTCTGATGTACCCAGCGAGGCCTATGAGTGCGACTATCTTACCGGTGCAAACGTATTTGGTCGAACCAGTGTTCTCGACAGGATCGGCTACTTGCCAGAGGACTATTTCCTTTACTACGAGGAAACCGACTGGTTCATGCGAGCCCGGGAATACGGCGAGCGACCTCTCCTTTTTCCAGATATGCACCTTGCCCACTGGAAACGATCTGAAGTGGGGGGGCTGCCCACGAAGACCTACTTCTACTACCTCGTGCGAAATGCATATCTGTTCGGCGACCGTTATGCGAAGGGAAGCCTTGCCGCTCGGGAGGCGAAACTGGCAGATTTCCGTGAGTCCTGGCTGAAAGTGATCCGGGAGAAGGCTCCAGAACGCGAAGCGGAATTCGAGCGCTTGTTCGAGCGCGCGACGAAGGATGGCATGTGCGGTGTGAGCGGTAGAGTTGCATTGTAGTTGACATGCGGACAAGGCTGGCGGAGGCTCATGTGCGCCAACTTGCAGTTGGCTAACCGCGGGAAGTCATTTAGACGATTAGACTGGAGATTGAACAACTGCTTGGGTTCTGCTCGGAATAACAGGAATCGCGTCCTGTGTACGAGCCAAACAAATCTTTTTTGATGGTAGTCGCCATCAGCTTGTATCGACGAGGGGCTGAATAGGAGAGCCGGGCTGTCGATTGTTCATCCGTTTCGTACGATTGATTGGGAACTGAATCATAATGACTGATGCGCAATATAGAGAAGAGTGTCCTATCTGCGGCGGTACGTCCTTCGGGAAGGGGCCGGGCGAACGACTGGCAGTCAGCGGCCGGAATCCAAGGTGTGAAAGCTGTAATTCTCTGGAGCGGCACCGGGCTATCCGGTCGTTTTTTCTGAGCTTGCCGCGTCAGGCGCTTGCGCCGCTAAAGGTTCTGCAATTTTCCAGCGACCGCTGTGTGGAACCTGCTTGGTTCAGTGAGTTTGAGGTCTCTGTTTACGGCTCATCGAATTCTCTCGACTTGCAGAAGATAGACCGTCCTACGCGGGCTTATGATCTAGTTCTTTGCAACCATGTTCTGGAGCATGTCGCATACGACAATAGCGCATTGCATGAATTGATCCGTGTGCAGTCAAATAACGGTGGGTGCTTCCTGACAGTGCCTGACCCGATGCGGCGGCCCACTACTGTAGACTGGGGTTATCCGGACGAAACGAAGCATGGCCACTATAGAGAATATGGTGCGGACATTGAAGAGTTGTTCGCACGGCATCTGGATGGCGCATATATCTACAAGACGTCATTAAGCGATCCGGTTACTCTCACGCCTGATGTTGCGTTTCTGCTTTTGCGTGAGCCGATCGAGTCGAATGCCGTGTTTTCCGATATCAGTGCCCAGCGCATCTGAACCGTCTGGGGAGACGGTGACAGAGCACTGAGACCGGTTGCGGATGACGGCTTGCGTAGCCACAGGTCTTAGCATAACCAGCAGCTACTTTGGGAACGACGCCGCCATTTTACGAATGGAGTCTTAGGATGAAAGTCATCGTTACCGGCGGAGCAGGATTCATTGGCTCCGCGGTGGTGCGGCATTTGGTGCTGGAGCAGGGGGCCGAGGTCGTGGTTGTCGACAAGATGACCTATGCGGCGAACCGGGCCAATATTGCCCCCGCGGAGGAAACCGGGCGTTGCCGGCTGGTGGTCGAGGATATCTGCAACCAGAAGGCTATGACGGACCTTGTGGCGCAGGAACAGCCGCAGCAGATTCTCCACCTGGCGGCCGAGAGCCACGTCGACCGGTCCATTTCGGGACCGCGCGATTTCGTCGAGACAAATGTCATCGGGACCTACAGCATGCTGGAAGCAGCCCGAGCCTACTGGTCCGCGCTGGCTGACGGAGATGCGAAACAGGCGTTCCGGTTCCTGCATGTCTCGACGGACGAAGTGTATGGCACGCTCGGTCCGGAAGGTCTGTTCCACGAGACAACGCCTTATGACCCGTCTTCGCCTTATTCGTCATCCAAGGCGGCTTCGGACCATCTGGCGAAGGCCTGGTTCCGCACCTATGGCCTGCCTGTCGTGGTGTCGAACTGTTCCAACAATTACGGGCCCTATCACTTCCCGGAGAAGCTGATCCCGCTGGTCATCCTGAACGCCCTCGAAGGCAAGGAATTGCCGGTCTATGGCGATGGCTCGAACATCCGCGACTGGCTCTATGTCGAGGACCATGCTCGGGCCCTGTCGCTGATCGCCACGAAGGGCCGGCTCGGCGAGACCTACAATGTCGGCGGGCGCAATGAGCGCACCAATCTGCAAGTGGTCGAGAAGATCTGCGATGCCCTGGATGAAATGGTGCCGGCCGATCGCCCCCGCCGGGAGCTGATCCGCTTCGTGACCGACCGTCCCGGCCACGACCAGCGCTACGCCATTGATGCCACGAAGCTTGAAACCGAGCTTGGCTGGCGCGCGCAGGAGAATTTCGAGACCGGCCTCGCCAAGACAGTGCGCTGGTATCTCGACAATGCCGACTGGTGGACGCCGCTGCGCAAGTCAGTCTACTCAGGCGAGCGCCTCGGCCTTGCCGAGCCGCAAAAGGCGTAACGCCGGAACCTGGAAGGCCCACATGGCGGACAAGACAATTCTCGTGGCTGGCGGAGCCGGGCAGGTTGCGCGTGCGCTGGCTGGCACTCCTTCTCCGGAAGGTCTGACGATCGTAGTGCGCGGGCGCCCGGACCTCGACATTCTCGACACCGCTGCCATTGCGCGGGCCATCGCCGAGGTCCGCCCGGATCTCGTGGTCAATGCGGCGGCATATACGGCGGTGGACCAGGCCGAAAGCGACGAGGCAGCAGCCTTCGCGCTGAACGCCGAAGCGCCGGGCCACCTGGCCGCTGCAGCGGCAAAAGCCGGTGTGCCCATCATTCATCTTTCGACAGATTATGTGTTCGACGGCAGCAAGGATGCGCCCTATGTCGAAACAGACCCTGTGGCACCGCTCGGTGTCTACGGGCGCTCTAAACTTGCCGGTGAAGAAGCGGTCACCGCCGGCAATGCCG is a window from the uncultured Hyphomonas sp. genome containing:
- a CDS encoding glycosyltransferase, with amino-acid sequence MPVINPSRFRKIWIRSSAQEPPAIFDAAWYLEMYPDIVGTDPLAHFNSIGWAEGRKPHPLFDTDWYLQQNPDVELSGMNPLLHYMSTGWREGRFPNPLFHTQWYLHCNPDVREADIDPLTHYILAGAEEGRRPNPLFDPVHYASVWGSDQAGHGYAFAHYLTVGWLQGLSPHALFDPDWYRERAGIPKNIEPVSHFLFAQNPQSPHPLFDAQWYLDQYSDVKISGQNPLIHYIEAGWREFRSPSPYFDAAGYIKKNLQTEGGSCEPLQHYLRSGWRLGLSPGERFNTAHYLGSYEDVRKAEVNPLIHYIKVGAAEGRRPLPEPRKIIPGPDLSALRPNSSDEEVRASIVRVYDEWPEGLEKQFIEGMKAEVGGSKVDALQKASIVLPTYNRAATLAAAINSVVAQTYRCWELLIVDDGSTDETIEIVQEFLSDDRIHYFRQPNLGVASARNKALSLATGDVVFYIDSDNIWRPEHIDNMLKFMGSGHLDAAYCGLRGHGDLGETLFYRGAPFSWRECRSRNYIDMNTFAHTRRSAEQAGIRFDIGLRRLVDWDFILRVTRQARVSFAPYLGVDYYHGSAGDRITFTEYVDGQLATIESTIRNKHAAIGSDYENADVLAFSAFMRSGHVPSASDLKLNVRFFPDYRINNSYQSHLYSEFVAADVKPASMAECLKELIEVGGDERFVFHLHWTNPIFAPGRDDAEADKLVDKFISDARMFLSLGGKIYWTIHNVLSHEPKYRSQEIRLAKKLCELAEFVHVHDARTAELASEFYAIPQEKVLVAAHGSYVGALPSEMSRSQARKILNIPENATVYALFGQLRAYKGLDELIEAYRRILVDQPNAWLLIAGKPLGIDVRELQERLSCFQNIVFRPEFIPDDEVQIYMRSSDVAVLPYRQVLTSGSALLALSFSLPVIAPDKGLLNGVLNSGTDGYLFGTREIPDLEAAMALFGGLSAEKQKLMSEAAFHTAASFKWSDTSRKLHRFMSGERLGERRTKHVAGHLRTFFIRNEHRLCENNKCCAIVLHYSNIEDTIRCVDSCLMQTGGPSILIVSNSEKIEDALSLADKYPNLTIIQTEDNIGYASGNNIGLWYAEHVGYEFFWIINPDIVVPRGYYQEILSLAEAHPQYNLFGSAITYGADESRVWYAGGSIDYDNGGFSFHQHMGEPLANLPREPFETDYITGANIFGRVSVINKIGFIPEEYFLYFEETDWFARAAREGERGLINPACHVAHWKRSEVGGLPTRAYCYYFVRNALIFGEKYAPGASEARQKRVNEFIEAWMAKIENRAPDRKREFEILFQKAIADGKSGVTGRVAI
- a CDS encoding methyltransferase domain-containing protein, with amino-acid sequence MTDAQYREECPICGGTSFGKGPGERLAVSGRNPRCESCNSLERHRAIRSFFLSLPRQALAPLKVLQFSSDRCVEPAWFSEFEVSVYGSSNSLDLQKIDRPTRAYDLVLCNHVLEHVAYDNSALHELIRVQSNNGGCFLTVPDPMRRPTTVDWGYPDETKHGHYREYGADIEELFARHLDGAYIYKTSLSDPVTLTPDVAFLLLREPIESNAVFSDISAQRI
- the rfbB gene encoding dTDP-glucose 4,6-dehydratase, whose product is MKVIVTGGAGFIGSAVVRHLVLEQGAEVVVVDKMTYAANRANIAPAEETGRCRLVVEDICNQKAMTDLVAQEQPQQILHLAAESHVDRSISGPRDFVETNVIGTYSMLEAARAYWSALADGDAKQAFRFLHVSTDEVYGTLGPEGLFHETTPYDPSSPYSSSKAASDHLAKAWFRTYGLPVVVSNCSNNYGPYHFPEKLIPLVILNALEGKELPVYGDGSNIRDWLYVEDHARALSLIATKGRLGETYNVGGRNERTNLQVVEKICDALDEMVPADRPRRELIRFVTDRPGHDQRYAIDATKLETELGWRAQENFETGLAKTVRWYLDNADWWTPLRKSVYSGERLGLAEPQKA